The following coding sequences lie in one Xanthomonas hortorum pv. pelargonii genomic window:
- a CDS encoding DUF350 domain-containing protein produces MNPINLQSFLAFLSYFGTGLGVLIVAVVLVTLVTPHKDFTLLRQGNVAAATALAGNFIGVALPLHSAITHSVSLVDALIWGAVACGIQIVAYLLANVVAGRISRQITDNVAAAGIFSAGVSIAVGLINAAAITP; encoded by the coding sequence ATGAACCCGATCAACCTGCAGAGTTTTCTCGCGTTTCTTTCCTACTTCGGCACCGGCCTGGGCGTGTTGATCGTCGCGGTGGTGCTGGTGACCCTGGTCACCCCGCACAAGGATTTCACCTTGCTGCGGCAAGGCAACGTGGCTGCGGCCACCGCGCTGGCCGGCAACTTCATCGGTGTGGCGTTGCCGCTGCATTCGGCCATCACCCACTCGGTGAGCCTGGTCGATGCGTTGATCTGGGGCGCGGTCGCCTGCGGGATCCAGATCGTGGCGTATCTGCTGGCCAACGTGGTGGCCGGGCGCATTTCGCGGCAGATCACCGACAACGTCGCTGCGGCAGGCATCTTTTCGGCTGGCGTGTCGATCGCGGTCGGGCTGATCAATGCTGCGGCGATCACGCCGTAA
- the hemE gene encoding uroporphyrinogen decarboxylase, which yields MLKNDRLLRALNRQPVDRTPVWLMRQAGRYLPEYRATRARAGSFLGMAKNPDIACEVTLQPLQRFPLDAAILFSDILTIPDAMGLELYFVEGEGPKFRHPVRDAAAIHRLGVPDMETELRYVMDAVRLIRRELDGAVPLIGFSGSPWTLACYMIEGGGSREYARIKAMAFNAPEVLHHLLSTVTDAVIAYLSAQRAAGAQALQVFDTWGGVLSPAMYREFSLPYLTRIARELERGDGAERTPLVLFGKGNGAYVSELAASGAEAVGVDWTISLADAAQRAGGRVALQGNLDPATLYGSPEAIRAEVGKTLDGYAQGNGGSREGHVFNLGHGMSPDMNPDHVGVLVEAVQTLSKR from the coding sequence ATGCTCAAGAACGATCGCCTGTTGCGTGCACTGAACCGCCAGCCCGTCGACCGCACGCCCGTGTGGCTGATGCGCCAGGCCGGCCGGTATCTGCCGGAATACCGCGCCACGCGCGCGCGCGCCGGCAGCTTTTTAGGCATGGCCAAAAACCCCGACATCGCTTGCGAAGTGACGCTGCAACCGCTGCAGCGCTTTCCGCTGGACGCGGCGATCCTGTTCTCCGACATCCTGACCATCCCCGACGCGATGGGCCTGGAGCTGTACTTCGTCGAAGGCGAGGGCCCCAAGTTCCGCCATCCGGTGCGCGATGCGGCCGCGATCCATCGGCTGGGCGTGCCAGACATGGAAACCGAGCTGCGTTACGTGATGGATGCGGTGCGCCTGATCCGCCGCGAGCTGGATGGTGCGGTGCCGCTGATCGGTTTCTCCGGCAGCCCGTGGACGCTGGCCTGCTACATGATCGAAGGCGGCGGCAGCAGGGAATACGCGCGCATCAAGGCAATGGCCTTCAACGCGCCAGAGGTGCTGCATCACCTGCTCAGCACCGTCACCGATGCAGTGATCGCCTACCTGTCGGCACAACGCGCAGCCGGTGCGCAGGCGCTGCAGGTGTTCGACACCTGGGGCGGCGTGTTGTCGCCGGCGATGTACCGCGAGTTCTCGCTGCCCTATCTCACCCGTATCGCACGTGAGCTGGAGCGTGGCGACGGCGCCGAGCGCACCCCGCTGGTGTTGTTCGGCAAGGGCAACGGCGCCTACGTGAGCGAACTGGCCGCCAGCGGCGCCGAAGCCGTGGGCGTGGACTGGACCATCTCGCTGGCCGACGCCGCCCAGCGCGCCGGCGGCCGCGTCGCTTTGCAAGGCAACCTGGACCCGGCCACCCTGTACGGCTCGCCCGAGGCGATCCGCGCCGAGGTCGGCAAGACCCTGGACGGCTACGCCCAAGGCAACGGCGGCTCGCGCGAAGGCCACGTCTTCAACCTCGGCCACGGCATGTCGCCGGACATGAATCCGGATCATGTCGGCGTGCTGGTGGAAGCGGTGCAGACGCTGAGCAAGCGCTGA
- a CDS encoding YjfI family protein, which translates to MTQYTTVELHGLLAERYRDQPIEVELIDGLEPAINLTLADHGDMQIQVAASGSQVFVSTLLANADQVSDRAAFNDACLRLNPLNPLSNLGLVQVDGKDSYVVFGELSASSTLDQIDEEIQTLAANTLDAAESLKPYFS; encoded by the coding sequence ATGACGCAGTACACCACTGTCGAATTGCACGGCCTGCTGGCCGAGCGCTACCGCGACCAGCCGATCGAGGTCGAGCTGATCGACGGGCTGGAACCGGCCATCAACCTCACCCTGGCCGACCACGGCGACATGCAGATCCAGGTCGCCGCCTCCGGCTCGCAGGTGTTCGTTTCCACGCTGCTGGCCAATGCCGACCAGGTCAGCGACCGCGCCGCCTTCAACGACGCCTGCCTGCGGCTCAATCCGCTCAACCCCTTGTCCAACCTGGGTCTGGTGCAGGTCGACGGCAAGGACAGCTACGTGGTCTTTGGCGAGCTGTCGGCGTCTTCCACGCTCGACCAGATCGACGAGGAAATCCAGACCCTGGCGGCCAATACGCTGGATGCCGCCGAATCTCTCAAGCCGTACTTTTCCTAA
- a CDS encoding YjfK family protein — MTMSFFSKLFGQPQPPAAATSGTGAIGHTLPLGLRVGGQVEIDTTLYRMAPEAMTAELPGGHQGIPCYGHVNLGDGYSLHRFYLDDDAFLQVTTVGGDLEAMKAFVYCETVNPPSKQAFQEFVMQHPHLGAAQIDYAGKRWERATQSTDDAARIPPIAYDEVLYRYQPPRRDGDLTHYAMLYSRDVPELQREEFLLVTGEDSGPNEFCVTYAVGIDVTVADLDIT; from the coding sequence ATGACGATGAGTTTTTTCAGCAAGTTGTTCGGTCAACCACAACCGCCCGCGGCGGCCACCTCCGGCACCGGCGCGATCGGCCACACACTTCCGTTGGGCCTGCGTGTCGGTGGCCAGGTGGAGATCGACACCACCCTGTATCGCATGGCGCCGGAGGCCATGACCGCCGAGCTGCCGGGCGGCCATCAAGGCATCCCGTGCTATGGCCACGTCAATCTGGGCGATGGGTATTCCCTGCATCGTTTCTACCTGGACGACGATGCGTTCTTGCAGGTCACCACGGTGGGCGGCGATCTGGAGGCGATGAAGGCCTTTGTGTACTGCGAGACGGTCAACCCGCCCAGCAAGCAGGCGTTTCAGGAGTTCGTGATGCAGCACCCGCATCTGGGTGCTGCGCAGATCGACTACGCCGGCAAACGTTGGGAGCGCGCCACCCAGTCCACCGACGATGCCGCGCGGATCCCGCCGATCGCCTACGACGAGGTGCTGTACCGCTATCAGCCGCCGCGCCGCGACGGCGATCTGACGCATTACGCCATGCTCTACAGCCGCGATGTGCCGGAGCTGCAGCGCGAGGAATTCCTGCTGGTCACCGGCGAGGATTCCGGCCCCAACGAATTCTGCGTCACCTATGCAGTCGGCATCGATGTCACCGTCGCCGATCTGGATATCACCTGA
- a CDS encoding shikimate kinase yields MNPAPNLVMVGPMGAGKSCIGRRLAERFGLEFVDVDQAIVEQAGKSIPAIFEQHGEARFRQHELETLQALLEQDNKLISTGGGAVLDPLNRQRIRERGFVVYLHVSVPAQLTRLARDRNRPLLQRADREQVLHAMAAQRTPLYQEVADLSLETDHFSPAEATAQLVLRLAAQWRMSSTPA; encoded by the coding sequence ATGAACCCCGCTCCCAATCTCGTGATGGTCGGCCCGATGGGCGCCGGAAAAAGCTGCATCGGCCGTCGTCTGGCCGAGCGCTTCGGGCTGGAGTTCGTCGATGTGGATCAGGCCATCGTCGAGCAGGCGGGCAAGAGCATCCCGGCCATTTTCGAACAGCACGGCGAAGCGCGGTTTCGCCAGCACGAACTCGAAACCCTGCAGGCACTGCTGGAGCAGGACAACAAGTTGATTTCCACCGGTGGCGGCGCAGTGCTGGATCCGCTCAACCGCCAACGCATCCGCGAGCGCGGCTTTGTGGTCTATCTGCACGTGAGCGTGCCGGCGCAGTTGACGCGGCTGGCGCGCGACCGCAATCGCCCGCTGTTGCAGCGCGCCGACCGCGAGCAGGTGCTGCACGCGATGGCCGCGCAGCGCACCCCGCTGTACCAGGAGGTCGCCGACCTCAGCCTGGAAACCGACCATTTTTCCCCCGCCGAGGCCACCGCGCAGCTGGTGCTGCGCCTGGCCGCGCAATGGCGCATGTCGAGTACCCCCGCATGA
- a CDS encoding PspA/IM30 family protein, producing the protein MFSKLITLLRGTAHETGQKAVDANALRILDQEMRDAGAQLTRSREELTKLMAQSKLAQQKIDARAGKMAEYTRYIEGALAKGDESLAHDVATKLAALESEDAGDKASKTALDQSVVTLKATIQKTENQLRGMRQQIDTVKATDAVQKAQAAIAARHSGASSKMGSALESLERIKARQAETSARIESAEELESSSGDGDLNRRLAAAGLMEGESNAAAVLARFKKPAQLGHDTASGTAPLIGQVRDVQQVPRSDG; encoded by the coding sequence ATCTTTTCAAAGCTGATCACGCTGCTGCGTGGCACTGCACACGAAACCGGCCAGAAGGCGGTCGACGCCAATGCGCTGCGCATCCTGGACCAGGAAATGCGCGATGCCGGCGCCCAGCTCACGCGTTCGCGCGAAGAGCTGACCAAGCTGATGGCACAGAGCAAGCTGGCCCAGCAGAAGATCGACGCGCGCGCCGGCAAGATGGCCGAATACACGCGTTATATCGAAGGTGCGCTGGCCAAGGGCGACGAATCGCTGGCCCACGATGTGGCGACAAAGCTCGCCGCGCTGGAAAGCGAGGACGCCGGCGACAAGGCCTCCAAGACGGCGCTGGACCAGTCGGTGGTGACGCTCAAGGCCACCATCCAGAAGACCGAAAACCAGCTGCGCGGCATGCGCCAGCAGATCGATACGGTCAAGGCCACCGACGCGGTGCAAAAGGCGCAGGCGGCGATTGCCGCGCGGCATTCCGGTGCCAGCAGCAAGATGGGCTCGGCGCTGGAATCGCTGGAGCGGATCAAGGCGCGTCAGGCCGAGACTTCTGCACGCATCGAATCGGCCGAAGAACTCGAATCGTCCAGCGGCGACGGCGATCTGAATCGGCGTCTGGCCGCGGCCGGGTTGATGGAAGGCGAGTCCAACGCCGCCGCGGTGCTGGCACGCTTCAAGAAGCCGGCCCAACTCGGCCACGACACCGCCAGCGGCACCGCGCCGCTGATCGGCCAGGTGCGCGACGTGCAGCAGGTTCCGCGCAGCGACGGCTGA
- the aac(6') gene encoding aminoglycoside 6'-N-acetyltransferase: protein MSAPAGWQVRAAVSADAQALLALRLALWPDADDGVADDSVAELQAALAQSDASHLLVVDDADTALGFAEVSVRHEYVNGTESTPVGFLEGWYVIPAWRGRGLGRALVAAAVAWTRDQGCAELASDARLEDSGAQAAHAACGFEPTERVVCFRLQLA, encoded by the coding sequence GTGAGCGCGCCAGCCGGGTGGCAGGTGCGCGCGGCGGTCAGCGCCGATGCGCAGGCCTTGCTGGCCTTGCGCCTGGCCTTGTGGCCGGATGCCGACGATGGCGTCGCCGACGACAGCGTCGCCGAACTGCAGGCCGCGCTGGCGCAATCAGATGCCAGCCACCTGCTGGTGGTGGACGACGCGGATACGGCGCTGGGGTTTGCCGAGGTGTCGGTGCGCCACGAGTACGTCAATGGCACCGAAAGCACGCCGGTGGGCTTTCTGGAAGGATGGTATGTGATTCCTGCCTGGCGCGGCCGCGGGCTCGGTCGTGCGCTGGTGGCAGCGGCGGTCGCGTGGACGCGTGATCAGGGCTGCGCAGAGCTGGCCTCCGATGCGCGGCTGGAAGACAGCGGCGCCCAGGCGGCGCATGCGGCGTGCGGCTTCGAGCCAACTGAACGGGTGGTCTGCTTCCGCCTGCAGCTGGCCTGA
- a CDS encoding WGR domain-containing protein: MRIHLQHDPGGNAPLRYVQLTLQPDLFGGWELLRESGEIGGRSQLRRDQYLLQDEADRAFDKARDTQLKRGFQLITGGADAPR, encoded by the coding sequence ATGCGTATCCACTTGCAACACGATCCCGGCGGCAATGCGCCGCTGCGTTATGTCCAGCTGACCCTGCAACCGGATCTGTTCGGTGGCTGGGAGCTGCTGCGCGAGAGCGGCGAGATCGGTGGACGCTCGCAGCTGCGACGCGACCAATACCTGCTGCAGGACGAAGCGGACCGGGCCTTCGACAAGGCACGCGACACCCAACTCAAACGCGGCTTCCAACTCATCACCGGCGGCGCCGACGCGCCGCGCTGA
- the aroB gene encoding 3-dehydroquinate synthase translates to MTLPRSSRSVDVDGAQPYTITIAPGLLADGARLASHVRGRHVLLLSDSQVAPHYAAAVRSALLGARPDLQLGELVIAAGEASKTLDNFGAAIAALAELGATRDACVFALGGGVVGDLAGFAAACWMRGVDCVQLPTSLLAMVDSSVGGKTAVDIPQGKNLVGAFHPPRAVIADTDTLRTLPPRELRAGLAEVIKYGAIRDPLFFQWLHAERRALLDSDAAALAQAIARSCEHKAEIVARDPLEKGERALLNLGHTFGHAIETEQGYGAPGNDNLNHGEAVAVGMVLAARLSTALGMSTAQDTEALRALLHDFDLPTEIPAGLSPEALLGRMRLDKKNIAGRLRLVLWRGIGKAEVVPDVDEAAVLEILAS, encoded by the coding sequence ATGACACTTCCCCGTTCCTCGCGCAGCGTCGATGTCGACGGCGCGCAGCCCTACACCATCACCATCGCGCCCGGCCTGCTGGCCGATGGCGCACGCCTGGCCAGCCATGTGCGCGGCCGCCACGTGCTGCTGCTCAGCGACTCGCAGGTGGCCCCGCACTACGCCGCCGCAGTGCGCAGCGCACTGTTGGGGGCGCGCCCGGACCTGCAGCTCGGCGAGCTGGTGATCGCCGCCGGCGAAGCCTCCAAGACGCTGGATAACTTCGGCGCTGCGATCGCCGCGCTGGCCGAATTGGGCGCCACCCGCGACGCCTGCGTGTTCGCACTCGGCGGCGGCGTGGTCGGCGATCTGGCCGGCTTCGCAGCGGCTTGCTGGATGCGCGGGGTGGACTGCGTGCAGTTGCCCACCAGCCTGCTGGCGATGGTGGATTCCTCGGTCGGCGGCAAGACTGCGGTGGATATCCCGCAGGGCAAGAACCTGGTCGGCGCGTTCCATCCACCACGCGCGGTGATTGCCGACACCGACACCCTGCGCACCCTGCCACCGCGCGAGCTACGTGCGGGTCTGGCCGAGGTGATCAAGTACGGCGCCATCCGCGACCCGTTGTTCTTCCAGTGGCTGCATGCCGAACGCCGCGCACTGCTGGACAGCGACGCCGCCGCGCTAGCCCAGGCCATTGCGCGCAGCTGCGAGCACAAGGCCGAGATCGTGGCGCGCGATCCGCTGGAAAAAGGCGAGCGCGCTCTGCTCAACCTGGGCCACACCTTCGGCCACGCGATCGAGACCGAACAAGGCTACGGCGCGCCCGGCAACGACAACCTCAACCATGGTGAAGCCGTGGCGGTGGGCATGGTGCTGGCCGCACGGCTCTCGACCGCGCTGGGCATGAGCACTGCGCAGGACACCGAGGCACTGCGCGCCCTGCTGCACGACTTCGACCTGCCCACCGAGATCCCGGCCGGCCTGTCGCCGGAAGCGCTGCTGGGGCGTATGCGTCTGGACAAGAAGAACATCGCCGGCCGCCTGCGCCTGGTGTTGTGGCGCGGCATCGGCAAGGCCGAGGTGGTTCCCGATGTGGACGAGGCGGCGGTGCTGGAGATTCTGGCGAGCTGA
- the pdxH gene encoding pyridoxamine 5'-phosphate oxidase: MTDLYAEALATFTALYAEAQNSAELEASAMTVATASVDGRPSARTVLLKAFDTRGFVFYTHLDSAKGRDLQTHPQAALLFLWRSLREAGIQVRIEGGVQLVSADESDAYFASRPRMSQIGAWASLQSQTLGSREEFDAAIAKVEATFEGREVPRPDGWGGFRVVPQAFEFWYGAKFRLHERWRYEADAASRWSKRMLYP, from the coding sequence ATGACCGATCTGTACGCAGAAGCCCTTGCCACCTTCACCGCGTTGTATGCCGAGGCACAGAACAGCGCCGAACTGGAAGCCAGCGCGATGACCGTGGCCACCGCCAGCGTGGACGGCCGGCCGAGCGCGCGCACCGTGTTGCTCAAGGCCTTCGATACGCGCGGCTTCGTGTTCTATACCCATCTGGACAGCGCCAAGGGCCGCGATCTGCAGACCCATCCGCAGGCGGCATTGCTGTTTCTGTGGCGCAGCCTGCGCGAGGCTGGCATCCAGGTGCGCATCGAAGGTGGCGTGCAGTTGGTGAGTGCGGACGAATCCGATGCCTACTTCGCCTCGCGCCCGCGCATGAGCCAGATCGGCGCCTGGGCGTCGCTGCAGTCGCAGACGCTGGGCTCGCGCGAGGAGTTCGATGCGGCCATCGCCAAGGTCGAGGCCACGTTCGAGGGCCGCGAGGTGCCGCGCCCGGATGGCTGGGGCGGGTTCCGGGTGGTGCCGCAGGCGTTCGAGTTCTGGTACGGCGCCAAGTTTCGCCTGCACGAGCGCTGGCGCTACGAGGCCGATGCGGCCAGCCGCTGGAGCAAGCGGATGCTGTATCCGTGA
- the mdtD gene encoding multidrug transporter subunit MdtD, whose product MSQPVPVLRDYDSIKPLLWLVSLAIFMQMLDATIVNTALPSMAASLHESPLQMQSVVFSYALAVAMFIPASGWIADRFGTRRTFLAAIIVFTLGSLLCAAAQQLPQLVAARVVQGIGGAMLLPVGRLAVLKTVARADFLRAMSFIAIPALIGPLIGPTLGGYLVEVASWHWVFLINLPIGVIGFISALKIMPDHYGDARKRFDLIGYLMLAFGMVALSLALDGISELGLRHAFVMLLAIGGLAALAGYWLHAASAPAALFPLALFKVASFRIGILGNLFARVGSGSMPFLIPLLLQVGLGMSPMHAGLMMVPVALAGMAAKRAAVKLVGRFGYRRILMLNTVLVGLAMASFALIDVGQPLWLRLLQLACFGAVNSLQFTVMNTVTLRDLDREQASPGNSLLSMVMMLATGFGAAAAGSLLAAFNTHLGDSHGATAALHATFLCVGGITLSSTLIFWQLAETRPHPKHVEEVAE is encoded by the coding sequence ATGTCTCAGCCCGTTCCCGTCTTACGTGACTACGACAGCATCAAGCCGTTGCTGTGGCTGGTGTCGCTGGCGATCTTCATGCAGATGCTGGATGCGACCATCGTCAACACCGCGTTGCCGTCGATGGCGGCGAGCCTGCATGAAAGCCCGCTGCAGATGCAGTCGGTGGTTTTCAGCTATGCGTTGGCGGTGGCGATGTTCATCCCCGCATCGGGCTGGATTGCGGATCGCTTCGGCACGCGGCGCACCTTCCTTGCCGCGATCATCGTGTTCACGCTGGGCTCGTTGTTGTGCGCCGCCGCGCAGCAGTTGCCGCAGCTGGTGGCAGCGCGCGTGGTGCAAGGCATCGGCGGCGCGATGTTGTTGCCCGTGGGTCGCTTGGCGGTGCTCAAGACGGTGGCGCGCGCCGACTTCCTGCGTGCGATGAGTTTCATCGCAATTCCGGCACTGATCGGTCCGCTGATCGGCCCGACTTTGGGTGGCTACCTGGTCGAAGTCGCCTCCTGGCACTGGGTGTTCTTGATCAATCTGCCGATCGGCGTGATCGGATTTATCTCCGCACTCAAGATCATGCCGGATCACTATGGCGATGCGCGCAAACGCTTCGATCTCATCGGCTATCTGATGCTGGCATTCGGCATGGTGGCGCTGTCGTTGGCCTTGGACGGCATCTCCGAACTCGGCCTGCGCCACGCCTTCGTGATGCTGCTGGCGATCGGCGGGCTGGCCGCGTTGGCCGGTTACTGGCTGCATGCGGCCAGCGCGCCAGCGGCGTTGTTTCCGCTGGCCTTGTTCAAGGTGGCCAGCTTTCGCATCGGTATTTTGGGCAATCTGTTTGCGCGCGTGGGCAGCGGCTCGATGCCGTTCCTGATTCCGCTGTTATTGCAGGTGGGCCTGGGCATGAGCCCGATGCATGCCGGGCTGATGATGGTGCCGGTGGCGCTGGCCGGCATGGCCGCCAAACGCGCCGCCGTCAAGTTGGTCGGCCGCTTCGGTTACCGCCGCATCCTGATGCTCAACACCGTATTGGTGGGCCTGGCGATGGCCAGCTTCGCCTTGATCGATGTTGGTCAACCGCTCTGGCTGCGCTTGCTGCAGCTGGCATGCTTTGGCGCGGTCAACTCGCTGCAATTTACCGTCATGAATACCGTCACCCTGCGCGACCTGGACCGCGAACAGGCAAGCCCTGGCAACAGTTTGCTGTCGATGGTGATGATGTTGGCCACCGGCTTCGGCGCGGCGGCGGCGGGCAGTCTGCTGGCAGCCTTCAACACGCATCTGGGCGACAGCCACGGCGCTACCGCAGCGCTGCATGCCACCTTCCTGTGCGTCGGCGGCATCACCTTGTCGTCGACATTGATCTTCTGGCAGCTGGCCGAGACGCGGCCGCACCCCAAACATGTGGAAGAAGTTGCCGAGTAG
- a CDS encoding DUF1190 domain-containing protein, with protein sequence MKRSRNLKLTLMAALPAALVTGCGSEPETGVVLQSASDCYQIKQEQTDIQQCLKAYDEAVAKHQQAAPRFNSRYECDAQFGSCTEVPGQTQGQHSWIPPMGGFLLGYALGNMSGGGGYRYGGAMPLYRDYRSGGYYKPNGDLASNRIGTVRGRSGAIDMPSRAITVSRSGFGSSAAARSSFGSGGRSSGYGG encoded by the coding sequence ATGAAGCGCTCACGCAATCTCAAGCTCACCTTGATGGCCGCCTTGCCGGCCGCCCTCGTCACCGGTTGTGGTTCTGAACCAGAGACAGGTGTAGTGCTGCAGTCGGCCTCCGACTGCTACCAGATCAAGCAGGAACAGACCGACATCCAGCAATGCCTCAAGGCCTACGACGAGGCGGTGGCCAAGCACCAGCAGGCCGCACCGCGCTTCAATTCGCGCTACGAGTGCGATGCGCAGTTCGGCAGTTGCACCGAGGTGCCGGGTCAGACCCAGGGCCAGCACAGCTGGATTCCGCCGATGGGCGGCTTCCTGCTCGGCTATGCGCTGGGCAACATGAGCGGTGGCGGCGGCTATCGCTACGGCGGCGCGATGCCGCTGTATCGCGATTACCGCAGCGGCGGTTACTACAAACCCAACGGCGATCTGGCCAGCAACCGTATCGGTACTGTGCGTGGGCGCAGTGGCGCCATCGACATGCCGTCGCGTGCGATCACCGTCTCGCGCTCGGGTTTCGGCTCCAGTGCGGCGGCGCGCAGTTCGTTCGGCAGCGGCGGGCGCAGTTCCGGATACGGCGGCTGA
- a CDS encoding ion channel, with protein MIIVGRLFRVLRRHVRRVSWGLVALALLAHMGMSWALLVMAGEHKLVGLDAFPYYYMTTATTIGYGDLSPGSVAGRYIAAFVLMPGAVALFATVLAKTSGVLITFWRRHYMGKMAYADLRGHTILIGWQGAASARLLELLLSDTATDDEGVVLIAEGVAENPMPDHMRFIAAESYTHTDVYLRAGIAGAARVIVNPPSDDQTLAAVFALMAHAPRAHIVAHFDSGSAARLVNCHYPAIECTRPMTAEILARAAQDPGSAAITAELLSVDDGPTQFSLAVPADAGPLDYRVVAADFSQRGALLLGLRAPDGALRLNPPAHTAVAAGAMLYYLAEQRVPAHAIAWHALRTAAVPHSPSPQGA; from the coding sequence ATGATCATTGTCGGACGGTTGTTCCGGGTACTGCGGCGCCATGTGCGCCGCGTCAGCTGGGGCCTGGTGGCGCTGGCGCTGCTGGCCCACATGGGCATGAGTTGGGCGTTGTTGGTGATGGCTGGCGAGCACAAGCTCGTCGGCCTGGACGCGTTTCCGTACTACTACATGACCACCGCCACCACCATCGGCTATGGCGACCTGTCGCCGGGCTCGGTGGCCGGGCGTTATATCGCCGCGTTCGTGTTGATGCCGGGCGCGGTGGCGCTGTTCGCCACGGTGCTGGCCAAGACCAGCGGCGTGCTCATCACTTTCTGGAGGCGCCACTACATGGGCAAGATGGCTTACGCCGATCTGCGCGGGCACACCATTCTGATCGGCTGGCAGGGCGCTGCCTCCGCGCGTTTGCTGGAACTGTTGCTCTCGGACACCGCCACCGACGACGAAGGCGTGGTGCTGATCGCCGAGGGCGTGGCCGAGAACCCGATGCCAGACCACATGCGCTTCATCGCCGCCGAGTCGTACACGCACACGGACGTGTATCTGCGTGCGGGCATCGCGGGCGCGGCGCGGGTGATCGTCAACCCGCCGTCCGACGATCAGACCCTGGCGGCGGTGTTCGCGCTGATGGCGCATGCGCCGCGTGCGCACATCGTGGCGCACTTCGATTCGGGCAGCGCCGCGCGGCTGGTCAATTGCCACTATCCGGCCATCGAATGCACCCGTCCGATGACCGCCGAGATCCTGGCGCGCGCTGCGCAGGATCCGGGCAGTGCGGCGATCACTGCCGAGCTGCTGTCGGTGGACGATGGCCCCACCCAGTTCAGCCTTGCGGTTCCGGCCGATGCAGGCCCGCTGGATTACCGCGTCGTGGCGGCCGACTTCAGCCAGCGCGGCGCCTTGTTGCTGGGCCTGCGCGCGCCCGATGGTGCGTTGCGGTTGAACCCGCCCGCACACACCGCTGTGGCGGCCGGTGCCATGCTGTATTACCTGGCCGAGCAGCGCGTGCCTGCGCACGCCATCGCATGGCACGCTCTGCGCACTGCCGCCGTTCCCCATTCCCCATCGCCACAAGGTGCATGA